From Tachypleus tridentatus isolate NWPU-2018 chromosome 8, ASM421037v1, whole genome shotgun sequence, a single genomic window includes:
- the LOC143223336 gene encoding uncharacterized protein LOC143223336 isoform X2 codes for MPFDVPMIWREQKDHVTDCYIYLTNVSGFTAKNKKSIEYPNLPSVMRPVLYDDSLSIPKPPEEWTLDEPDEETAMQGTGSNIDPNFEPCSSGDPHLITQSELNDLVKDLGLSKAKAELLGSRLQEKCLLSPSTTISVFRSRQDDITKFFAQVDSLCFCVDIEGLFSALGCNYDPREWRLFIDSSMLSLKAVLLHNDNVHPSIPVGYVAHTKETYESMEMLLKYIQYNKYNCNICGDLKVVALLLGLQLGYTKYCCFICELDQKCQRVTLF; via the coding sequence atgccgtttgatgtcccgatgatatggcgagaacagaaagaccatgtgacggactgttacatCTATTTGACAAATGTGTCTGGTTTcactgccaaaaacaagaagtcaattgaataccctaatctgccttcagtaATGAGACCCGTGCTATATGACGATAGTCTttcaattccgaaaccaccagaggaatggaccttagacgaaccagatgaagaaactgcaatgcagggaactggcagtaaCATTGATCCgaattttgaaccgtgctcctcaggtgatccacatctcataacacagtcagaattaaacgaccTGGTCaaagatttgggtctgtcaaaagcaaaagccgaattgctgggttcgagactgcaggaaaaGTGTTTGCTGTCACCAAGTACgacaatttctgtttttcgaagccgccaagatgatataaccaaattctttgcacaagttgacagtctctgtttctgtgttgatatcgaaggattgttctctgctttgggttgtaaCTATGACCCGcgagagtggcgtctctttattgattcatcaatgttaagcctcaaagctgttctgttacacaatgacaacgttcacccttcaatacctgttggctatgtaGCACACacgaaagaaacctacgagagcatggaaatgttgctgaagtaCATCCAGTACAACAAGTACAACTgcaatatctgtggagatctgaaagttgttgctctgttactgggactgcagctcggctatacaaagtactgttgtttcatctgtgaattgGACCAGaagtgccaaagagtcacattattctag